The DNA region AGGATGAGCGCGGTGCAGGCGCCATCGCTCCAGCCGACGAGGGCTGCTTTGGCAAGCTCTAAATGATCCATGACCGCAAGGACGTCCGAAGCCATCAGCTCGTATTTATAGGGCTGGCTATCGCGGGTGCTGCGGCCATGCCCACGGCTGTCGATGACCACGACCTGCCGGCCGGACTCGATTAGTGCCGGCACTTGGTAGCCCCAATTGCCGCTGTTACCAAGCCCGCCATGCAGGAGGACCACCGCAGGACCGGCCCCGTAAGTGGCGTACCAGATACTGGCACCATCATGCTCGACGAAACCTGCGGATGCTACCGCCGGCAGCGGCTGCGCGCCCTCTGCCTCAAAAATCTTGAGCTCGTCGTCCATCACACTCATTTGGCTCTCCCTTCCTGATACAGACGATCAGATGTGGCGCGTTTCGACAGCTTCAAATGAAAAATCACAGATCCGATCCAGTGTCTTGAAGCACGATCCGATAGCCGTCATTTCCTTCGAATGTCAGACCGATATGGTCCCAGAACGGATTTGCACCGCTCAACATCGCGAGATCGGGCTTCATGAGCCGAGCCGCTCCTGGCAGATCATCTCCACCAGCGCCTGCAAGTCCTTCACGTGGGTGACAAGCCATTGCAGCTCCTCATCGCTGATCGTGTATTTCGACGAATATCGCGCCTCGACATAGGCCCGCGACAACAGCTCAAAGCAGCGGCGGGCAAAACGGCTGTCGCGTGGCCAGGCG from Rhizobium sullae includes:
- a CDS encoding prolyl endopeptidase, which codes for MKPDLAMLSGANPFWDHIGLTFEGNDGYRIVLQDTGSDL